Within Zootoca vivipara chromosome 10, rZooViv1.1, whole genome shotgun sequence, the genomic segment GCAGAGGATGGGATGGGAAATGTCCAAAGGAATGATGAAGCGGAGAAAGAGAGGACCTGTTGATGGacagagagcagctgcctttcCTGTGAGGAAACAATTGATTTGAAAAGGCTGTATTCCCAGATCATGCTGCTTTATTAACGATGATTGAGGACTATGAAAGGTTGCTGATGCATTACTATCATTTGATGACATTGCATCTTCATTTCCTAAAATCTCGGAACATGGGTGGAGAATGTAGGAGACATCGCAATAAGAGAGGTTGCTAATGGCGCTtgatgtgttctttttttctttgttctcttccttgaAACCCAAACAGGACTTCTTCTCAGCCCATTCTGAGGAAAGCGATGGAGAAGACAAGTCAGAATTTCGGGGGAGGGAGCAACTTTCATTTCATTAGGAATAGACATCAAAATGTGTGAAATGTGGAATATGCCTCACTGAATGAGCACACATAGCTCACATCAACTATCTCAAAGAGCAAAGAAACCATTTAAAGGTATGGAGAGTGGAAAGAGTTTTACtgatagtggaacacttagaacacATCAGGGGAATCACATGGGGAAGAAAGGATTCCAATGCAAGGAGTCTGGAAAGAGGTTCAATCAGAGGGGAAACTTCAATAAACATCAGCGGACTCACACaagtgaaaaaccatataaatgtatggagtgtggaaagagctttagtaatAGTGGAAGCCTTAgacaacatcaacggactcacacaggagagaaaccatatgaatgtatggagtgtggaaagagcttcagtttaaatgcaaaccttagaagacaccaacggattcacacaggagagaaaccatatgaatgtatggagtgcggaaagagttttagtgataatggaaaccttagaagacaccaacgggttcacacaggggagaaaccttttaaatgcatggagtgtggaaagagcttcagttggagtagacaactccatattcatctacagactcacacgggagaaaaaccatttaaatgtatggagtacggaaaaagcttcagtcagagtggagaccttaaatTACAGCAGCAAACTCACATGGGAGAAAAACCatatgaatgcatggagtgtggaaaaagcttccatATCAATGCAAGACTTAAaacacatcaacggactcacacaggagagaaaccatttaagtgcatggagtgtggaaagcgcttcagtttaaatgcaaaccttagaagccatcaacggactcacacgggtgaaaaaccatataaatgtatggagtgtggaaagaacttcagtaagAGGGTACAACTCAATATACATCtacagattcacacaggggagaaaccatttaaatgcatggagtgtggaaagagcttcagtttaaatgcgtgccttagaagacaccaacggaatcacacaggagagaaaccatataaatgtatggagtgtggaaagagtttcagtcacagtggacaATTCAACATACATCTagagactcacacaggggagaagccatttaaatgcatggagtgtggaaagagcttcagtttaaatgcaaaccttagaagccatcaacggactcacacgggtgaaaaaccatataaatgtatggagtgtggaaagagttttagtgataatggaaactttggaaaacatcaacggactcacacaggagagaaaccatataaatgtatggagtgtggaaagagtttcaggtaCAGTGGACACCTCAATAGACATttacagactcacacaggagagaaaccatataaatgcatggagtgtggaaagaaatTCAGTAGGAGTAGACAACTCAATAGACATCtacagattcacacaggggagaagccatttaaatgcatggagtgtggaaagagcttcagtttcaatgagtcccttagaagacaccaacggactcacataggagagaaaccatataaatgtatggagtgtggaaagagttttagtgataatggaaaccttagacaacatcaacggactcacacaggagagaaaccatataaatgtatggggtgtggaaagagtttcagtcacagtggaaatcttagaaaacatcagcagacacagggaagaaaccatataaatgtatggcatgtggaAGGAACTTCAGTCAGAGGGGAGCCCTTGATTTAAGTCAAAAAACTTGCACAAGAGACAAACCATGTAAATGTCAAGAAAGTAGATAGAGGGTCAGTCCTAGTGGAAGTCCTGTATCAACAGACTCATGAGCAGGAAGAACTTTAATAGTTTAACCATACAAACCCATCAACAACTGAAGAGTAGAAGCAGTTTAAATGGAAAGATTTGCAGAAAGTGCTTTTGTTATAATGGAGTGTTTAAGAAACATCTTGGGACTCTCACAGGGGAGAacccatttagatgtatggaATGTGGGACATGTTCCTCTCAGGGTCCACTCTTTTCTTCACAGCAATAAACTCAGGAGGAAATCAGTCTTCAAAGCATGATGTATATGTGAAGTtcttgtgtttatatgtaaaacaACAGTAATGAAATATTTAAGGCAATGTCTCACAATAGGGAGTATAATTTTAGATGCAAGATACCTTTTGATAGAGAGGGAAAATCTGAATTGCTGGTGGGGAGTGaggattagggctgggcgatatattaaTAGCTCGTCCATACCGGTTTCTAGACCACATCGCGATAACCTTTGAAAAACAATTGATATGGCAATAAACCACGAATCACAGCGTGTGTTTCTGGGATGTGCCTGGAAGCAGCCGGCAGAAAACTTTGCTTCGTGAAGCCCCTGAAGATGCCCAGTTGCTGACTTCCCTCCCAGACGACAGGAAGCGAAACACACACCTCCATTGCCCTGTGTCGTTCCAGCCTCTTTCTTCCTTGCTCCCTTCTGCCGGTTTGTGTGCCTGACTTAGATGTACTGTGGGtgtattttttttactgctgaaaCTAGATTTGCTCTCAGGAGCTAAGCTTTGTGCCTCACTGGGGACGCAATGAGAACTGTATGCTTTGAGCCCTCAGTAAACTATTACTGAAGAAGTCCTGCTgcctgtgtgtgttgttgttgttgttgttgttgttttgacctcTGCATGGGAATTGCTCTGCATGTGGCCCCTTCCCCGCTGATACTTAGTTTATGCCCTGGAGTTGCTGTACTCAAGCATgcaagatgggtgtgtgtgtgtgtgtgtgtgtgtgtgtgactggttTTTCCACCAAactctgtcccccctccccccaccacatgATCTCCAAACACTGCTTCTTCACTAGAACTTATCCCTGCCTCCTACGCATTCTGAAGAAAACATAAAATTCTGTAATTTAATGGGAGATTCCCCGCCCCTAAGCCTAATtgcaagagggagaaggaggggctgCAGGTACCAGGGAAGtctcctgggggcggggcatcttCACTCATGAACCCCATGGGGCACCCCAGAGCTGCTGCTTATTCTGGGGTTTGGGGATGATAGTACTTTTCCATTGTCCCAGGAGTTATTCTTCCAGCTAGAGGACCACAGTGCATATTGTTATTGTActaattttattgctgctgctgctgctgctgtcattgactggcagggtggaagggggaggggaggcaccagttggggaacTGACCAGGGAAGAAGGCTTGGATACCGGGTGTTGTATGCCCCGAAAGGCTATCCAAACTCCTAGCTCTAGGtctcgccagtgtggtgtagtggttaagagcggtaggctagactcgtaatctggggaaccgggttcgcttccccgctcctccacatgcagctgctgggtgaccttggtctagtcacacttctctgaagtctctcagccccactcacctcacagagtgtttgttgtgggggaggaagggaaaggagaatgttagccgctttgagactccttcaggtagtgatagagcgggatatcaaatttaAAATCCAAACTCTAGGTCTGGCCAATAAAAGGCTGATATGGGAGCCGTTGGGGGCCAGGCTGGTTCTTTCGTTTTCATCTCTCCTCTGGAAAGTGCTCTTTCTTTTGGGCTTTGATTACTTCTGCCTCCTTCAGTGCCCACGGCACCATCAGCGAGGTataatactgccccccccccttcctggtgtTAACAGCACCAAGACCTAAAACATGGATGGAGCATTCTGAGGTCATGGCGtggagtgggggaaggaaggattttGCAACGTAaccattgtgtgtggggggggggcactttgcaGTTGGATTGCTGGGATCAGCCCCTCCCTCGTTCTCCTGATccccagaaggaagaggggagggaaaaaaccttcctctccccccactaaattcctccccactcctcccggcacatctttccctccctccgcccctcaaccccaaatcccctccccaatatgttgctcctcctcctcgccatccagcttctgttccgggaatggggtggggggagagcccCCTCCCAAACTGCCTTCTTCTCCCGGAAGTGGAGCTTCTACACCGGATTGCTGCTCTGCGCCGTAGCTCTAGGGGCGCGCGCTttcggaaaggggaggaggtaCACGCaggggaaatccccccccccgtgggaaaGAGAATCGGGAACGAGGGAAAAGAGGTAAAggggccgcggggggggggggaaggacccaGAGACCCCCGCCAGCTCCCCAGAGCTCCATTCGTGGTTCCCGTCTGCATGTTGTCGATTCCTGCACGCGTGCTGCGAAGGGGGCTTTCCTTGGCCCCTTAGGCGCCTTGGCAGGGGGGGGACATGGGGCGcccacccagggggtccccaCGAGGACCCCCCTTGCCCCGTTTCCCCCACACAAGAATCCCTGAGACCCTGTGGTCTCTGCATGGAGAAAGGCGGGCCAGGAAAGGGTTAACGAGAGCGGGGGACGCCTGGATGGAGACCCCCCTCGTCCCTTCTCTActcgtcttggggggggggctccggaTGGAGAGACAAGGGGTGCGGAGGGGAGAcacagggaaagagaggggaggttgAGGAAGTGAGGCGGGGAGCATCcctggggcagggaaggaaaacatgggtgggggggggggagatcggaAGACCAGATTTTAGGGAGACGTCCCCATCGTGGTGCCCGAGGGGAAGCTCCGGAACGACCGTCCTCTTGGTTTCTCCTTCCCACCCAGGAATCCGCCTCCCCGTCAAGGTAACCAGAGAGGGATCCCTGGAAAGGGGGGGtcagcccccccaccccttccttccttcatgctCCATCCTCTTCCCACTCCAGAAGCCCCTTCCCTGCCCAGACTCCTAGGTTCTTCCAAGTCcaactgttatgtattaagttaactgcaatTCTCACTCATGtacacaacatgcaaatgaaggattgagagttctgttcacggattgggtagctaggggaagtttgttactgttgcaagttacagAATACTATATAaaccagttggctaagctactgttcagcctggactcagagctagaataaagaactggttgttttgagagctgtgtcttcatccttcttagcCACTATTCAACACCAACCATTGGTccccctggagaggagaggaaatcccaagaggaagaggggaggggaagcttccCGGAAGCGGCTCTTTGTTTCCGCAATCCCACCCAGGAAGCAGCCGGaaacctttccctctctctcaggtTTCCATCTTTAAGTGTCTTTCCCACTGCCGGGTTCATTGAGGATGAGGATAATGTACACCTGTCATAAGAAACAGGGATGCAGAGTCCGTGGAAAGACTCTCAGGATTGATATAGAAGTTGCACCTCGAAAGCATTTCTCTTCCTCTTATTCTTTGTAGCCAGTGTCAACTGCCCTGAAACCAgttctggccagggagggtggggtaccaattaaaatttattaatattattattcttaaccTCATAACCACTTATCCCACCACCTGCTCTCAGCagaaaggaaactgccttatcaGCTAAAATGTTCCAGTTAGAGAATACAACTTTGAATCACAGAGCAAAACTACCAGAACCTTCTTGAACCAATAGACTAGGAATCATCTCTCTACATGAGACCAATACTTTTCTATGCCTGAAAAAATGCAACCATgacactttaaaggtcagcaccaagagtTTGAATTAAGCTCAGAAATGCGCTGAGAGCCagggaagatcctttaggaccagtgatatgtggtcccggcggctgctcctaGGTCCACATTCTGTATTATTTGGAGGttttgagtcaccttcaaaggtagccccatgttgagcacATGACAATACTCtgagcaggagataaccagagcatgcaccactcgggggggggggggagagagtctgcaggctggtagggtctcagcctgtgtaccagacagctgccctggacccagaactgacctgcgtctccatggacagctgtgagtccaaaatgacctccAGGCTGAgtacctggtcctttaggggcacagttaacccatcaggaccagggagtcccccacctgcccgccctctgtccccccaaaaggttacttctgtcttgtcagggttcaacctaaatctgttagccgccatccatcctccaaccacctctggAAATGCGAACAAggcattcactgccttcactggttccaatttaaaagagaggaagaTCTGGGAATCATCCACAGTTTCAGTTCcaggatgaggcctgaatcccaattggaaggaTAATGGTGGCAGAAGCTTTCCTGGTCCTGCAGCCCACAAAAGTTCCAGGCACAATACTTTCATTAGCTTTGAAGGGGCCATAGGATGCTTGGTGGTCTTTCCTTCAAAAGACAAATATTTGGAATACTTTGACAGTGACGTATGATGAAAATATCACTTCTGTTTTCCTTATTCAACATCGGACAGACTTTGATAGACAGGTCTGAGCTCATCTCTTCATAcgaaactgctgtgttagcagcaatggaagcctgggcagtggggttgggggtcctgggctgcctagagaacaagacccccttctcagcctggctgatatggtcccaaggaaagcagagcagtatatttggcaccagtttggctgcaggagttgctggaaggaggtgtgcaGGACACCATCCAACGGTCTTAGAGAGGTTCTCCTccagagccttttcttctcctgaggatAACCCAcgaggcagcggaggtttaggatccgAGTTTTCCTTCTCAATGGGGTCCCTTCCccggttgacgagccccatcttccTTTCACTTTCCTCTGCAACATGGACAGAATCTGCTTCCTGACTGTGAGATTCACGGTTGTTCTCATCCTCTCCATCCACCAGGGCCTGCCTTCACctgcagcagaattccccaacccaccaacgatttgagacccatcagctatcctcacctggtttagccggccggtTGAAGCCGTTGCTTGGATCCTGGCCTCTgttgcatgctggcagcttctggaagccacaggtgagcGCTCAGTGCAgggtgggaccccccccccaacatgtcgGCCACCAAAGGTACTActgctcccctaacaccccaaggCATCCTATAATTATGATATTTAAGATGGATCAGGAATAAATTCATGTCCCCAGAAATAACACAACTTCTGGCCATTAATGAATCAATACTACATGTTCAAGGTTGAAGTTTCCCTTAAGTACAGTTATCCATTTGCCTTTGATATCCAGCTTTTTCAGTGCCAGATTAGGATAGTCCTGTGTCAGAAGAGGGGCACAAGGTCAGGCAGCACATCATTATTAtaaagaacaatgggggtgggtgttTCCATCTGGGATTCCCATGCTCCAACTACTGCTCCTTCTGCTTCTCCTACTCTCTCCATGCAATGAGAGGCATGTAGACGGAGGTCCATCTCGAAGAACAGGAGCTTCCCTGAGCACCCATTCAGCTGACCCCAAGCGCCAAGCCTTGTCTCTAGTCCTCTGACTGACCCAGAccacagtccctggaaaagacgtagACCTGGGTCTCACAGAATGGTCCACATGGACCTCCTGAGGCCAATGGGACTGTGCAGGTGATTCATGAAGATTTAGAGGTGGAAACGGGGGTGGATGGAGGATTATGATGCAGAGGATGGGAAATGTTCAAAGGAATGATGAAACGGAGAAAGAGAGGACCTGTTGATGGacagagagcagctgcctttcCTGTGAGGAAAGAATAGATTTGAAAAGGCTGTATTCCAAGATCATGCTGCTTTATTAACGATGATTGAGGACTATGAAAGGTTGCTGATGCATTACTATCATTTGATGACATTGCATCTTCATTTCCTAAAAATCTGGGAACATGGGTGGAGAATGTAGGAGACATCGCAATAAGAGAGGTTGCTAATGGTGCTtgatgtgttctttttttctttgttctcttccttgaAACCCAAACAGGACTTCTTCTCAGCCCATTCTGAGGAAAGCGATGGAGAAGACAAGTCAGAATTTCAGGGGAGGGAGCAACTTTCATTTCACTAGAAAAAACCATTATAATGTGTGAAATGTGGAATATGCTTCACTGAATGAGCACACATAGCTCACATCTCAAAAaggggagaaaccgtttaaaGCTATGGAGAATGGAAAGAGTTTAACtgatagtggaacacttagaGCACATCAAGGTACTCACATGGGCAAGAAAAGATTCCAATGCAAGGAGTCTGGAAAGAGGGGAAACCTCAATATACAtcagcggactcacacaggagagaaactatataaatgtatggagtgtggaaagagctttagtaatAGTGGAAGCCTTAgacaacatcaacggactcacacaggagagaaaccatatgaatgtatggagtgtggaaagcattttagtgataatggaaaccttagaagacaccaacggattcacacaggagagaaaccatatgaatgtatggagtgcggaaagagttttagtgataatggaaaccttagaagacaccaacgggttcacacaggggagaaaccttttaaatgcatggagtgtggaaagagcttcagttggagtgGACACCTCAATAGTCATCTACAGACTCACACgggagaaaaaccatataaatgcatggagtgcggaaagagcttcaatttAAATGCgtcccttagaagacaccaacggaatcacacaggagagaaaccatataaatgtatggagtgtggaaagagtttcagtcacagtggacaATTCAACATACATCTagagactcacacaggggagaagccatttaaatgcatggagtgtggaaagagcttcagtttaaatgcaaaccttagaagccatcaacggactcacacgggtgaaaaaccatataaatgtatggagtgtggaaagagctttagtgataatggaaactttggaaaacatcaacggactcacacaggagagaaaccatataaatgcatggagtgtggaaagaacttcagtaggAGTAGACAACTCAATAGACATCtacagattcacacaggggagaagccatttaaatgcatagagtgtggaaagagcttcagtttcaatgagtcccttagaagacaccaacggactcacacaggagagaaaccatataaatgtatggagtgtggaaagagttttagtgataatggaaactttggaaaaca encodes:
- the LOC132592716 gene encoding zinc finger protein 420-like; its protein translation is MSTHSSHQLSQRAKKPFKGMESGKSFTDSGTLRTHQGNHMGKKGFQCKESGKRFNQRGNFNKHQRTHTSEKPYKCMECGKSFSNSGSLRQHQRTHTGEKPYECMECGKSFSLNANLRRHQRIHTGEKPYECMECGKSFSDNGNLRRHQRVHTGEKPFKCMECGKSFSWSRQLHIHLQTHTGEKPFKCMEYGKSFSQSGDLKLQQQTHMGEKPYECMECGKSFHINARLKTHQRTHTGEKPFKCMECGKRFSLNANLRSHQRTHTGEKPYKCMECGKNFSKRVQLNIHLQIHTGEKPFKCMECGKSFSLNACLRRHQRNHTGEKPYKCMECGKSFSHSGQFNIHLETHTGEKPFKCMECGKSFSLNANLRSHQRTHTGEKPYKCMECGKSFSDNGNFGKHQRTHTGEKPYKCMECGKSFRYSGHLNRHLQTHTGEKPYKCMECGKKFSRSRQLNRHLQIHTGEKPFKCMECGKSFSFNESLRRHQRTHIGEKPYKCMECGKSFSDNGNLRQHQRTHTGEKPYKCMGCGKSFSHSGNLRKHQQTQGRNHINVWHVEGTSVRGEPLI